From Ignisphaera aggregans DSM 17230, the proteins below share one genomic window:
- a CDS encoding conserved hypothetical protein (InterPro IPR004114~KEGG: dka:DKAM_0671 hypothetical protein~SPTR: B8D4G6 Putative uncharacterized protein) yields MSFNLIITCEPGRENIDWVFSQINSCIGTSYVIVRIRSSLILLAVSNPYEVWYNLKKCLYNKDTPIQRVIPVDEIVDPILDRVSRKAQEYALNRIPRDATYRVTLHGRLYSIDSSGRLVKISSMDAIKAIAEGIDRKVNLKNPDWVVYIRVVPYRRWSYVAAIGVAKAIVYKNIRVGEAVEPL; encoded by the coding sequence ATGAGTTTTAATCTAATTATAACGTGTGAGCCTGGTAGAGAGAATATAGATTGGGTTTTCTCACAGATTAATAGTTGTATAGGGACATCATATGTAATCGTAAGGATAAGATCTTCATTAATATTGTTAGCTGTATCAAATCCGTATGAGGTTTGGTATAATCTTAAGAAATGTCTTTACAATAAGGATACACCAATACAAAGAGTAATACCAGTGGATGAAATTGTTGATCCTATTCTCGATAGAGTATCTCGTAAAGCTCAAGAATATGCTTTAAATAGAATACCTAGAGATGCTACTTATAGAGTAACTTTGCATGGCCGGCTCTATTCTATAGATAGTAGTGGTAGACTAGTAAAGATATCTAGTATGGATGCTATTAAGGCTATTGCTGAAGGAATTGATAGAAAGGTAAATCTTAAGAATCCTGATTGGGTTGTCTACATAAGAGTTGTTCCATATAGAAGATGGAGCTATGTAGCAGCTATTGGTGTTGCTAAGGCAATAGTATACAAAAATATTAGGGTTGGGGAAGCTGTCGAACCTCTTTAG
- a CDS encoding membrane protein (COGs: COG4920 membrane protein~KEGG: pai:PAE1710 hypothetical protein~SPTR: Q8ZWM9 Putative uncharacterized protein~PFAM: Predicted membrane protein (DUF2208)): protein MNSKITMALYIIIPLIFFATVSTFVPPNWTFVVFLLYTIVFLSIASIIPQLRARKKASEAGGNVILRSNEQEVLKLITKDTQLSDEIKSQLTSTMILFIAPFIIWYIVSITIYPILIPQNSGNIDLMQRFLRNLIFYGILMGIFQGLRMVTMPKKMIIAITKYEIRNVGLKLGSIFIPFPIDLKRYSISVDHKRCFVEIFDRSSRQAFRLYATDPQKIISIIERYGMSK from the coding sequence ATGAATAGTAAAATAACAATGGCACTGTATATCATTATACCATTGATATTCTTTGCAACAGTAAGTACCTTTGTTCCACCCAATTGGACCTTTGTAGTATTTCTGTTATACACAATTGTCTTCTTATCTATTGCCTCCATAATACCTCAGTTAAGAGCTAGAAAGAAAGCTTCAGAAGCTGGGGGAAATGTAATCTTAAGATCAAATGAACAGGAGGTACTAAAGCTTATTACAAAGGACACACAGCTTAGTGATGAAATAAAGTCTCAACTTACTAGTACAATGATATTATTCATCGCTCCATTCATTATCTGGTACATAGTTTCTATAACCATATACCCCATATTAATTCCACAGAATTCAGGAAACATTGATCTTATGCAACGCTTCTTAAGAAATCTCATATTTTATGGAATCCTAATGGGTATATTCCAAGGTCTGAGAATGGTAACCATGCCTAAGAAGATGATTATTGCAATAACAAAGTACGAAATTAGAAATGTTGGATTAAAACTCGGCTCTATATTTATTCCATTTCCAATAGATCTTAAGAGATATAGTATTTCTGTTGATCATAAAAGATGTTTTGTCGAAATATTTGATAGATCGTCAAGACAAGCCTTTAGGCTCTATGCTACAGATCCTCAAAAAATAATTTCAATAATAGAGAGATATGGTATGTCTAAATGA
- a CDS encoding Glutamine--scyllo-inositol transaminase (COGs: COG0399 pyridoxal phosphate-dependent enzyme apparently involved in regulation of cell wall biogenesis~InterPro IPR000653:IPR001597~KEGG: pab:PAB0774 aspartate aminotransferase~PFAM: DegT/DnrJ/EryC1/StrS aminotransferase; aromatic amino acid beta-eliminating lyase/threonine aldolase~PRIAM: Glutamine--scyllo-inositol transaminase~SPTR: Q9UZI4 Pleiotropic regulatory protein degT~PFAM: DegT/DnrJ/EryC1/StrS aminotransferase family) has product MSNRSINIKLFEPVIEQEEIDSVIRVLKSGWLAQGPEVEMFEKEFAEYIGVRYSAAVSNGTVALMLALKALGIGQGDEVLVPDYTFIATATAPLMVGAIPKFVDVDVNTFNIDIEDLKNKISDRTKAVIVVHLFGHPANIKAVKEVIGDKNIMLIEDAAQAHGAEAWGQKVGSFGDAAIFSFYATKNITTGEGGMVVSDKKEVIEKVKLLRNHGQISRYIHAELGGNYRMTSIQAAIGRAQLRKLDRLNEIRRDNAQLLSAIITSINAQYGNVIELPVEEPWARHVYHLYAIKLKDKTLRDYLYECMNSNGVEVAINYPLPLHSQPLFKSLGYKDCCPTSSNLALRELSLPVHPKLSRNDINTISMVLSKCIDNYIHFTSIT; this is encoded by the coding sequence ATGAGTAATAGATCTATAAATATCAAATTGTTTGAACCAGTAATAGAGCAAGAAGAAATAGATTCTGTAATTAGAGTCTTAAAAAGTGGATGGTTAGCTCAAGGCCCAGAGGTTGAGATGTTTGAAAAAGAGTTTGCTGAATATATAGGTGTAAGGTATTCAGCTGCTGTAAGTAATGGAACAGTAGCTCTAATGTTAGCTCTTAAAGCATTAGGTATAGGTCAAGGAGATGAAGTTCTAGTTCCTGATTACACCTTTATCGCTACAGCAACAGCACCTTTAATGGTGGGAGCAATACCTAAATTTGTTGATGTTGATGTCAATACATTTAATATAGATATAGAGGATCTCAAGAACAAGATTAGTGATAGAACAAAAGCAGTAATAGTAGTTCATTTATTTGGACATCCAGCAAATATTAAGGCAGTTAAAGAAGTCATAGGCGATAAAAATATTATGCTTATAGAAGATGCTGCACAAGCACATGGTGCTGAAGCTTGGGGACAAAAAGTAGGATCCTTTGGAGATGCTGCTATATTTAGCTTTTATGCAACAAAGAATATTACTACAGGTGAAGGAGGAATGGTAGTTTCAGATAAGAAAGAAGTTATTGAGAAAGTTAAACTGCTTAGAAATCATGGACAGATATCTAGATATATTCATGCTGAACTTGGTGGCAATTATAGGATGACCTCGATACAAGCTGCTATAGGAAGAGCTCAATTGAGAAAACTAGATAGATTAAACGAGATTAGAAGGGATAATGCACAGCTTCTCTCAGCAATTATAACCAGTATAAATGCTCAATATGGTAATGTCATAGAGTTGCCTGTTGAGGAACCTTGGGCTAGACATGTATATCATCTCTATGCTATTAAACTTAAGGATAAAACACTAAGGGATTATTTATATGAATGTATGAATAGTAATGGAGTGGAGGTAGCAATAAACTATCCACTACCATTACATAGCCAACCATTGTTCAAATCTCTTGGATATAAAGATTGCTGTCCTACTTCATCTAACCTTGCATTAAGGGAGTTAAGCCTTCCTGTACACCCTAAGTTGAGTAGGAATGATATAAATACTATATCTATGGTACTAAGTAAATGTATTGATAACTATATTCACTTCACTTCAATAACTTGA
- a CDS encoding phosphoesterase DHHA1 (COGs: COG2404 phosphohydrolase (DHH superfamily)~InterPro IPR003156~KEGG: hbu:Hbut_0446 DHH family phosphohydrolase~PFAM: phosphoesterase DHHA1~SPTR: A2BK01 Predicted phosphohydrolase, DHH superfamily~PFAM: DHHA1 domain) yields MNKVKIFTHTDLDGIAGAALYLYCNNLEITNTNIVFVEPSQIHRYIDSKNLRDSDKVVLIDLGINPNFYNVLINMDLKDIKIEWYDHHIWEKDWIDELSARGIKLFIDTKTCASGVVANILCSNDIKAIEFADIVCDIDLWLFRRWESNFLYRYIEIEDSDSWRYNALNMFLKTLRDMDFKWLIETSERYVEEYVDKELNELSRLCSKIHRIKINGIDVAIYIKHHRIPGTSIIGNFVLNRCKSDIAVIINEKLKSISFRSNRYDVRDIARRLGGGGHPRASGAPLNINLLQKILFRLSKGLLVRYVVSELKRINI; encoded by the coding sequence ATGAATAAAGTCAAGATATTTACCCATACAGATCTAGACGGTATTGCAGGAGCCGCACTATATCTTTATTGTAACAATCTAGAAATCACTAATACTAATATAGTTTTCGTAGAACCATCTCAAATTCATAGATATATTGATAGTAAAAATCTTAGAGATAGTGATAAAGTTGTGCTAATAGATCTAGGTATCAATCCAAATTTCTATAATGTCTTGATCAATATGGATCTAAAGGATATAAAGATTGAATGGTATGATCATCATATATGGGAAAAGGATTGGATAGATGAATTAAGTGCTAGAGGTATTAAATTATTCATAGACACTAAAACTTGTGCCTCAGGTGTTGTAGCAAATATTCTATGTAGTAATGATATAAAGGCTATAGAATTTGCAGATATTGTTTGTGATATAGATCTCTGGTTATTTAGGAGATGGGAATCAAATTTTCTTTATCGCTATATTGAAATAGAAGATAGTGATTCTTGGAGATATAATGCACTAAATATGTTTTTGAAGACTCTAAGAGATATGGACTTTAAATGGTTAATAGAGACTTCAGAAAGGTATGTAGAGGAATATGTTGATAAAGAATTAAATGAACTATCGAGATTGTGTTCTAAGATACATAGAATCAAAATCAATGGTATTGATGTAGCTATATATATTAAACACCATAGAATTCCTGGTACAAGTATCATTGGAAACTTTGTATTGAATAGATGTAAGAGTGATATTGCTGTTATTATTAATGAAAAACTAAAGAGTATTAGTTTTAGATCTAATAGATATGATGTAAGGGATATAGCAAGAAGACTAGGTGGAGGTGGGCATCCTCGTGCTTCAGGAGCACCTCTAAATATCAATCTACTTCAAAAGATATTATTTAGATTATCAAAGGGATTGCTAGTTAGATATGTTGTATCTGAATTGAAGAGAATAAATATATGA
- a CDS encoding peptidase M24 (COGs: COG0006 Xaa-Pro aminopeptidase~InterPro IPR001714:IPR000994:IPR001131~KEGG: tle:Tlet_1509 peptidase M24~PFAM: peptidase M24~SPTR: A8F7D1 Peptidase M24~PFAM: Metallopeptidase family M24) → MNTNLFKNRISKIIKAIKEMGIDGNIAIFRSKESLTYLFAEIYNPPPEEVSIFASILHLDTFDIDIYVSALDFYRVEEIYGVKGVNIYPVASRDMGLDLGVDIIDHDKLNSIIHEYIKKNRIIMIDEPIYCLDSICIDIRGLIRRCRRSKDQAEADIIGKAVRITEKALDSILSEIVIGIDEKTIAALIEKKAREFGADGFAFGSIVAIGVNTSKPHHIPTLQRFTGREPILIDFGVRVQGYVSDITRMIIPNKLGEEYNDLEDNINIIDEAIDETLKVVGQDAICKNIDYVARDVLKKRGLDKYFLHGLGHGIGIDVHEEPRLSPRSEHRLINGDVITIEPGIYIRGRYGVRIEEDIYVTLNTYKKLTTLTRVLRL, encoded by the coding sequence ATGAATACGAATCTATTCAAAAATAGGATTTCAAAGATAATAAAAGCTATAAAAGAGATGGGTATCGATGGCAATATAGCTATATTTAGAAGCAAAGAATCACTAACATATTTATTTGCAGAAATTTACAATCCTCCGCCAGAAGAGGTAAGCATTTTTGCATCTATATTACATCTTGATACATTTGACATTGATATCTATGTAAGTGCCTTGGATTTTTATAGAGTAGAAGAGATCTATGGAGTTAAGGGAGTCAATATTTATCCTGTTGCTAGTAGAGATATGGGATTAGATCTAGGTGTTGATATTATAGATCATGATAAGCTTAATTCTATAATACATGAATATATAAAAAAGAATAGAATAATAATGATTGATGAACCTATATACTGCCTAGACTCTATATGTATAGATATTAGAGGTTTAATTCGAAGGTGTAGGAGATCTAAAGACCAGGCAGAAGCCGATATTATAGGTAAGGCTGTAAGAATTACTGAGAAAGCATTGGACTCAATACTCTCTGAAATAGTTATTGGTATTGATGAAAAAACTATAGCGGCTTTAATAGAAAAGAAAGCTAGAGAATTTGGAGCTGATGGATTTGCTTTTGGAAGTATAGTTGCAATAGGAGTTAATACTTCTAAGCCTCATCATATACCAACTCTGCAAAGGTTTACAGGTCGTGAACCTATTCTCATAGATTTTGGGGTTAGAGTCCAGGGGTATGTATCTGATATAACAAGAATGATTATACCAAATAAGCTAGGAGAGGAATATAATGATTTAGAGGATAATATTAACATTATTGATGAAGCTATTGATGAGACGTTAAAGGTTGTAGGTCAGGATGCAATATGTAAAAACATAGATTATGTAGCTAGAGATGTATTAAAGAAGAGAGGATTAGATAAATATTTCCTTCACGGACTTGGACACGGAATAGGCATAGATGTACATGAAGAGCCTAGACTTTCTCCAAGGTCTGAACACAGGCTTATCAATGGCGATGTCATTACAATTGAACCGGGAATATATATTAGGGGTAGATATGGTGTTAGGATTGAGGAAGATATATATGTGACTTTGAATACATATAAAAAATTAACTACTCTCACTAGAGTGTTGAGGTTATAA
- a CDS encoding hypothetical protein (KEGG: hbu:Hbut_1200 hypothetical protein) yields MFKHGMPYNPCPRCKNELQLSIEVEKKQKMATISYTYICPVCKYKDVNEYIELQLNGNKVLVRRIRLKTDSQKKLPQ; encoded by the coding sequence ATGTTCAAACATGGTATGCCATATAATCCATGTCCAAGATGTAAGAATGAACTACAACTTTCAATAGAAGTTGAAAAGAAACAAAAGATGGCTACAATTTCATATACATATATATGTCCAGTTTGCAAATACAAAGATGTTAATGAATACATAGAACTACAGTTGAATGGAAATAAAGTTTTAGTGAGAAGAATACGACTAAAGACCGATAGCCAGAAAAAATTACCACAATAA
- a CDS encoding 5-formyltetrahydrofolate cyclo-ligase (COGs: COG0212 5-formyltetrahydrofolate cyclo-ligase~InterPro IPR002698~KEGG: pas:Pars_0840 5-formyltetrahydrofolate cyclo-ligase~PFAM: 5-formyltetrahydrofolate cyclo-ligase~SPTR: A4WJ59 5-formyltetrahydrofolate cyclo-ligase~PFAM: 5-formyltetrahydrofolate cyclo-ligase family) has protein sequence MDIKKKKNDIRLSIWKMMEEQNIATFPRPVYNRIPNFIGAEVAGINILRLNQFKKAEIILVSPDAPQKHVRFLALQHGKKVIMPTPHIRNGFILLDPTTIPKRNLKIASTISGAYRFGHILKPWDLPRIDFIVIGSVAVNKLGARLGKGGGYAELEYAILRSLCKVSEDTYIATTIHDIQLIDTDIPMEPYDLGVDIIVTPTNIIEVRPRPRKPSGILWELLTPDKYREIPLLSEIKNMLINKKHLICS, from the coding sequence GTGGATATAAAGAAGAAAAAGAACGATATACGCTTAAGTATTTGGAAGATGATGGAAGAACAAAATATTGCTACCTTTCCTAGACCTGTATACAATAGAATACCAAACTTCATTGGTGCTGAAGTTGCTGGTATTAACATATTGCGTCTTAATCAATTCAAAAAAGCAGAGATAATATTAGTATCTCCTGATGCTCCTCAAAAGCATGTAAGATTCTTAGCCTTACAGCATGGCAAGAAGGTTATTATGCCTACACCGCATATAAGAAATGGTTTTATATTATTAGATCCTACTACTATTCCTAAACGCAATCTAAAAATTGCATCAACAATATCTGGTGCATATAGATTTGGCCATATATTAAAACCGTGGGATTTACCAAGAATAGACTTTATCGTTATAGGATCTGTTGCTGTAAATAAATTAGGTGCTAGACTGGGGAAGGGTGGAGGATATGCTGAGCTTGAATATGCTATTCTTAGATCACTATGCAAAGTTTCAGAGGATACATATATAGCTACAACAATACACGATATACAATTGATTGATACGGATATACCTATGGAGCCTTATGACCTTGGTGTTGATATAATAGTTACACCAACTAATATTATAGAGGTTAGACCTAGACCTAGAAAACCTAGTGGTATACTATGGGAGCTACTCACCCCAGATAAATATAGAGAGATCCCGTTGCTGTCCGAAATCAAGAATATGTTAATAAACAAAAAACATTTAATCTGTAGCTAA